Proteins encoded together in one Chelonoidis abingdonii isolate Lonesome George chromosome 1, CheloAbing_2.0, whole genome shotgun sequence window:
- the LOC142046146 gene encoding LOW QUALITY PROTEIN: olfactory receptor 51G2-like (The sequence of the model RefSeq protein was modified relative to this genomic sequence to represent the inferred CDS: inserted 1 base in 1 codon), translating into MSAVNDTQFNSAVFLLSGKPGQEDVPLWISIVFYLMYVISIVGNSVILFITKTDPSLHEPMYIFLSMLAVTDLGLLMSTMPTTLGLYLLNSRETSLNACFAQLFFIHLLKCLESSVLLLMTFDRYITIHDPLRYASILTLPRISKMGLMCVLRGVAVILPIPFLLQWLRYCQFNVLSHSYCLSQEIMKMACSDISVNSISGLSITVLMVGLDSLLIFLSFVMIIKTLLSNASYAECLRVLNTCVSHLCALLFFYMPITGLSVIHRFGEGSSPLFQSVLVXIYLLVPPLMNPVVYRMKSKHLHARIIRAFIK; encoded by the exons ATGTCAGCTGTCAATGACACCCAATTCAATTCTGCAGTGTTCCTTCTCAGTGGGAAACCTGGGCAGGAAGATGTCCCTCTCTGGATCTCTATCGTCTTCTACTTAATGTATGTTATTTCTATAGTAGGaaattcagtcattctgttcattacaaaaacagatccaagcctccatgagcccatgtacattttcctttccatgttggcCGTCACAGACCTGGGCTTATTGATGTCTACCATGCCGACGACGCTGGGCTTATACTTGCTTAACTCTAGAGAGACCAGCCTCAATGCCTGTTTTGCCCAGCTATTCTTCATCCACTTGCTTAAATGTCTTGAATCCTCTGTGCTCTTGTTGATGACCTTTGACCGCTATATCACGATCCATGACCCACTGAGATATGCTTCCATCCTAACTCTGCCAAGAATAAGCAAAATGGGACTGATGTGTGTGCTAAGAGGGGTGGCTGTAATACTCCCAATCCCTTTTCTCCTTCAGTGGTTACGATATTGTCAATTTAATGTCCTCTCCCATTCGTACTGCCTAAGCCAGGAGATCATGAAGATGGCTTGTTCGGATATCAGCGTGAACAGCATCTCTGGCTTGTCTATTACAGTTCTAATGGTGGGATTGGACTCGCTGCTCATCTTTCTCTCTTTTGTGATGATCATCAAAACATTGCTGAGCAACGCGTCCTATGCGGAGTGTCTTAGGGTCCTGAACACCTgtgtctcccacctctgtgccctCCTGTTCTTCTATATGCCAATCACCGGCCTGTCTGTGATACACAGATTTGGGGAGGGCTCTTCTCCCTTGTTTCAATCTGTCCTGG ATATCTACCTGCTCGTCCCACCGCTGATGAACCCAGTTGTGTACAGAATGAAAAGCAAACACCTTCATGCGAGGATAATCAGGGCATTCATCAAATGA